Proteins encoded together in one Mycobacterium simiae window:
- a CDS encoding fatty acyl-AMP ligase, with amino-acid sequence MQDGSAQDSVAPKGLLRIEDCLDADGNISLPAGTTLISLIQRNVANVGDVVAYRYLDYARSEGQVHEVTWSQFGVRLQAIAARVQQCADDGDRVAILAPQGIDYVAGFYGAVKAGTIAVPLFAPELPGHAERLETALRDSEPSVVLTTAAARDAVEGFLANTAQLRRPRVVVIDQIPDSAGESFAPVELGIDRVSHLQYTSGSTRPPVGVEITHRAVGTNLTQMILSIDLLNRNTHGVSWLPLYHDMGLSMIGFPAVYGGHSTLMSPTAFVRRPQRWIQALSAASREGNVVTAAPNFAYEWAAQRGIPAAGDDIDLSNVVLIIGSEPVSMEAISAFNKAFAPYGLPGTAFKPSYGIAEATLMIATIAPTEEATAVYLDRDQLGAGRAVRVAADAPDAVALVSCGQVARSLRAVIVDPDAAAELPDGAVGEVWLQGANVGRGYWGRPLETEHAFHARLCSRLAEGSRAGDSAATSSWLRTGDLGVFLDGQLYITGRIADLVVIDGRNHYPQHIESTATEASPMVRRGYVTAFAVPSGGPTGSGTADAELVIVAERAAGTSRDDPQPAIEAIKAAVARRHGLTVSAVRLLPAGAIPRTTSGKLARLACRDQYLSGTLGSH; translated from the coding sequence ATGCAAGACGGTTCCGCACAGGATTCCGTGGCTCCAAAAGGCCTGCTCAGAATAGAAGATTGCCTGGACGCCGACGGCAATATCTCGTTGCCGGCGGGCACCACGTTGATCTCGTTAATCCAGCGCAACGTCGCCAATGTGGGCGACGTTGTGGCGTACCGATACCTGGACTACGCGCGCTCCGAGGGACAGGTCCATGAAGTCACCTGGTCGCAGTTCGGGGTGCGGCTGCAGGCCATTGCCGCGCGCGTGCAGCAGTGTGCCGACGACGGCGATCGGGTGGCGATCCTCGCACCGCAGGGCATCGACTACGTCGCCGGCTTCTACGGCGCCGTCAAGGCGGGGACCATCGCGGTGCCGCTGTTCGCACCCGAACTTCCCGGGCACGCCGAGCGGTTAGAGACGGCGCTGCGCGACTCGGAGCCGTCGGTGGTGCTGACGACGGCGGCGGCGCGGGACGCGGTGGAAGGCTTCTTGGCCAATACCGCACAGTTGCGCCGGCCACGCGTCGTGGTGATCGACCAGATACCGGATTCGGCGGGGGAGTCGTTCGCTCCGGTGGAGTTGGGCATCGACCGCGTCTCGCATCTGCAGTACACCTCGGGATCGACCCGCCCACCGGTCGGCGTGGAAATCACGCACCGGGCGGTCGGCACCAATCTCACGCAGATGATCTTGTCGATCGACCTGTTGAACCGAAACACCCACGGCGTCAGCTGGTTACCGCTGTACCACGACATGGGGTTGTCGATGATCGGCTTTCCCGCGGTGTACGGCGGGCATTCCACGCTGATGTCGCCTACCGCGTTCGTGCGCCGGCCGCAGCGCTGGATTCAGGCGCTCTCGGCGGCGTCGCGCGAGGGCAATGTGGTCACTGCGGCGCCCAATTTTGCCTACGAGTGGGCGGCCCAACGCGGCATTCCCGCGGCGGGTGACGACATCGATCTGAGCAATGTCGTGCTGATCATCGGCTCCGAGCCGGTCAGCATGGAAGCGATCTCGGCGTTCAACAAGGCCTTCGCGCCCTACGGTTTGCCCGGTACCGCGTTCAAGCCGTCGTACGGCATCGCGGAGGCGACCCTGATGATCGCGACGATCGCGCCGACCGAGGAGGCAACGGCGGTCTACCTCGACCGTGACCAGTTGGGTGCGGGCCGCGCGGTGCGGGTGGCGGCGGATGCACCGGATGCGGTTGCCCTGGTCTCGTGTGGCCAGGTGGCGCGCAGCCTGCGCGCGGTGATCGTCGACCCCGATGCGGCTGCCGAACTACCCGATGGTGCGGTCGGTGAGGTGTGGCTGCAGGGCGCCAACGTGGGGCGCGGATATTGGGGGCGTCCGCTCGAAACCGAGCACGCCTTCCACGCCCGCCTGTGCTCGCGGCTCGCCGAGGGCAGTCGCGCCGGGGATTCGGCCGCCACCAGCTCGTGGCTGCGTACCGGCGACTTGGGTGTGTTCCTCGACGGCCAGCTCTACATCACTGGGCGGATCGCCGATCTGGTGGTCATCGACGGTCGTAACCACTACCCGCAGCACATCGAGTCCACGGCCACCGAGGCGTCGCCGATGGTGCGACGCGGCTACGTCACGGCATTTGCGGTGCCCTCCGGCGGGCCGACGGGATCCGGCACCGCGGACGCCGAGCTGGTGATCGTTGCCGAACGCGCCGCCGGTACCAGTCGCGACGATCCACAGCCGGCTATCGAGGCGATCAAGGCGGCGGTTGCCCGCCGGCACGGCCTGACCGTCTCGGCTGTACGTCTACTGCCGGCGGGCGCGATCCCCCGCACCACCAGCGGCAAGCTGGCCCGGCTGGCCTGCCGCGATCAGTACCTCAGCGGCACGCTCGGCTCGCACTGA